In Primulina eburnea isolate SZY01 chromosome 14, ASM2296580v1, whole genome shotgun sequence, the following proteins share a genomic window:
- the LOC140813217 gene encoding uncharacterized protein has product MELGLSGNALKIFARSIICLARIGNEIVLQASPSLLTCHTLNSSRSAYQSITLKPDFFDVYSVSGAQVQCSVLLKAICSVLRTPIASIEHISVLLSDPNSPKVQWTLECFNGMRKTYWISCNVEPDIQLLSLDRRLLPSSFVVRPRDLNRLLANFQSTLQEITIIATQQPTLNANDADQFGGKAVEFRSYIDPTSENDSLLHTQLWIDPKEEFVQYEHFRDPVDITFGVKELKAFLSFCEGCEVDIHIYFDKAGEPILMAPKFGSDDESFSNFDATLVLATMLVSQLNFGNSAGPPPAASAGVSAQQDPNGNTSDHLSDHTRIWSELSGSAAKDGNDTEDRRTHVEGNQQTKEHRTIQRIGEMNISVDKNATGMPGYQGACGAMETNNAGNPLGGDVIGSTLSQRHPRNWVDAVADDDEEDEADLFVQSTPPYS; this is encoded by the exons ATGGAGCTGGGTCTAAGCGGGAATGCTCTCAAAATCTTCGCTCGATCAATCATATGCCTGGCGCGAATCGGCAACGAGATCGTCCTTCAGGCATCACCGTCTCTG CTTACTTGTCACACTCTTAATTCATCGAGGTCCGCCTATCAATCCATAACCTTGAAACCCGATTTCTTTGATGTCTATTCAGTTTCTGGTGCCCAGGTGCAATGCAGTGTGCTTTTGAAG GCCATCTGTTCAGTATTGCGAACTCCAATAGCGAGTATAGAGCATATAAGTGTTCTATTATCTGATCCTAATTCACCAAAGGTGCAGTGGACTTTAGAATGTTTCAATG GAATGAGAAAAACCTATTGGATCTCATGCAATGTTGAACCTGATATACAACTACTATCACTTGATCGGAGGCTGCTTCCTAGCAGCTTTGTAGTTCGGCCTCGGGATCTCAACAGATTACTAGCTAATTTTCAATCAACACTTCAGGAGATCACAATCATCGCAACACAACAACCTACCTTGAACGCCAATGATGCTGATCAGTTTGGGGGAAAAGCCGTTGAATTTAGAAGTTACATTGACCCAACCTCAG AAAATGATTCATTGCTACATACTCAGCTGTGGATAGATCCTAAGGAGGAATTTGTACAGTATGAGCACTTTCGAGATCCTGTAGATATAACATTTGGAGTGAAGGAACTGAAG GCATTTCTTTCATTCTGCGAGGGATGTGAAGTTGACATACACATATACTTTGATAAAGCTGGCGA GCCAATTCTAATGGCGCCAAAATTTGGCTCAGATGATGAATCCTTCTCAAATTTTGATGCCACACTAGTGCTTGCAACCATGCTTGTCTCGCAGCTCAACTTTGGAAATTCTGCAGGACCTCCTCCAGCTGCCAGTGCAGGGGTTTCAGCACAGCAAGATCCTAATGGAAATACTTCTGATCACCTGTCTGATCACACCAGAATTTGGTCTGAACTCTCAG GAAGTGCAGCAAAAGATGGTAATGACACTGAAGATAGGCGTACCCATGTAGAAGGAAATCAACAGACTAAAGAACATAGGACAATCCAGAGGATTGGTGAGATGAACATTTCTGTGGATAAAAATGCTACTGGAATGCCTGGCTACCAAGGAGC TTGTGGTGCCATGGAAACAAATAATGCAGGAAACCCTCTAG GTGGAGATGTAATTGGCAGTACTTTATCACAACGCCATCCTAGAAACTGGGTAGATGCAGTTGcggatgatgatgaagaggatGAAGCAGACTTGTTTGTTCAGTCAACACCTCCATACTCATGA